A window of the Vicugna pacos chromosome 32, VicPac4, whole genome shotgun sequence genome harbors these coding sequences:
- the LOC140690926 gene encoding uncharacterized protein isoform X6, with amino-acid sequence MPPPGGVVRGQLTGAWRAAGGRPPPWQSPPRFGWSIGGEMQGPGLPASPAEDAACRHTSTAHHHVGLRQGDGLEGGPPLLLPRTTQRPPTPRRSLGHLCGSNSCHDDRSRYVSGLTSAPDRLHPSTAEPEPPAPQPSRPHRQLSQSQSFPQCCKHRPCPHSLRLPESFQAKRPKHRPQKELNNSISCCPYAGPRTRGTSRQSSLISLAQPTATRESSVHLQVHYRSNVHPLKTHHPVNWPERRYSHGLSNGTKPEILRPQGDTTAYTIRSRLNPRCGTMAVEGWCTHGADWLTLCGWSPQGFLEEL; translated from the exons ATGCCCCCTCCTGGAGGGGTGGTGAGGGGCCAGCTCACAGGTGCGTGGAGGGCAGCCGGCGGCCGGCCACCGCCCTGGCAGAGCCCACCGAGGTTCGGCTGGTCCATCGGGGGTGAGATGCAGGGCCCGGGGCTGCCGGCCTCCCCAGCTGAGGACGCTGCATGCAGGCACACAAGTACCGCTCACCACCATGTCGGCCTGCGTCAAGGAGACGGTCTGGAGGGGGGACCTCCGCTGCTTCTGCCCAGGACAACCCAGAGACCCCCAACTCCTAGGCGCTCCCTTGGGCACCTCTGCGGGTCAAACAGCTGCCATGATGACAGGAGCAGGTATGTCAGTGGCCTCACCTCTGCACCAGACCGGCTGCACCCTAGCACAGCAGAACCAGAGCCGCCAGCTCCTCAACCCAGCAGACCCCATCGACAGCTGAGCCAGAGCCAGTCCTTTCCCCAGTGCTGCAAAcacaggccctgccctcacaGCCTCCGCCTGCCGGAGTCCTTCCAGGCCAAGCGGCCAAAACACAGACCTCAAAAGGAACTGAACAACTCCATCAGCTGCTGTCCCTATGCAGGGCCCAGGACAAGAGGGACCTCAAGACAGTCCTCGCTGATCAGCCTTGCCCAGCCCAC AGCCACAAGAGAAAGCAGCGTTCACCTTCAGGTGCATTACAGATCGAACGTTCACCCGCTGAAGACCCACCACCCTGTTAACTGGCCAGAACGGAGGTACTCCCATGGGCTGTCTAACGGAACAAAGCCAGAGATCCTGAGGCCTCAAG GAGACACTACGGCGTACACGATCCGAAGCCGGCTGAACCCTCGCTGCGGAACCATGGCTGTGGAGGGATGGTGCACACACGGGGCCGACT GGCTGACCCTTTGTGGCTGGAGTCCCCAAGGTTTCCTGGAGGAACTGTGA
- the LOC140690926 gene encoding uncharacterized protein isoform X5, which yields MPPPGGVVRGQLTGAWRAAGGRPPPWQSPPRFGWSIGGEMQGPGLPASPAEDAACRHTSTAHHHVGLRQGDGLEGGPPLLLPRTTQRPPTPRRSLGHLCGSNSCHDDRSRYVSGLTSAPDRLHPSTAEPEPPAPQPSRPHRQLSQSQSFPQCCKHRPCPHSLRLPESFQAKRPKHRPQKELNNSISCCPYAGPRTRGTSRQSSLISLAQPTATRESSVHLQVHYRSNVHPLKTHHPVNWPERRYSHGLSNGTKPEILRPQGDTTAYTIRSRLNPRCGTMAVEGWCTHGADCRSVGETDSSTQPTRL from the exons ATGCCCCCTCCTGGAGGGGTGGTGAGGGGCCAGCTCACAGGTGCGTGGAGGGCAGCCGGCGGCCGGCCACCGCCCTGGCAGAGCCCACCGAGGTTCGGCTGGTCCATCGGGGGTGAGATGCAGGGCCCGGGGCTGCCGGCCTCCCCAGCTGAGGACGCTGCATGCAGGCACACAAGTACCGCTCACCACCATGTCGGCCTGCGTCAAGGAGACGGTCTGGAGGGGGGACCTCCGCTGCTTCTGCCCAGGACAACCCAGAGACCCCCAACTCCTAGGCGCTCCCTTGGGCACCTCTGCGGGTCAAACAGCTGCCATGATGACAGGAGCAGGTATGTCAGTGGCCTCACCTCTGCACCAGACCGGCTGCACCCTAGCACAGCAGAACCAGAGCCGCCAGCTCCTCAACCCAGCAGACCCCATCGACAGCTGAGCCAGAGCCAGTCCTTTCCCCAGTGCTGCAAAcacaggccctgccctcacaGCCTCCGCCTGCCGGAGTCCTTCCAGGCCAAGCGGCCAAAACACAGACCTCAAAAGGAACTGAACAACTCCATCAGCTGCTGTCCCTATGCAGGGCCCAGGACAAGAGGGACCTCAAGACAGTCCTCGCTGATCAGCCTTGCCCAGCCCAC AGCCACAAGAGAAAGCAGCGTTCACCTTCAGGTGCATTACAGATCGAACGTTCACCCGCTGAAGACCCACCACCCTGTTAACTGGCCAGAACGGAGGTACTCCCATGGGCTGTCTAACGGAACAAAGCCAGAGATCCTGAGGCCTCAAG GAGACACTACGGCGTACACGATCCGAAGCCGGCTGAACCCTCGCTGCGGAACCATGGCTGTGGAGGGATGGTGCACACACGGGGCCGACT GCCGCAGTGTAGGGGAAACTGATTCTTCCACCCAGCCTACCAGACTATAA
- the LOC140690926 gene encoding uncharacterized protein isoform X4 encodes MPPPGGVVRGQLTGAWRAAGGRPPPWQSPPRFGWSIGGEMQGPGLPASPAEDAACRHTSTAHHHVGLRQGDGLEGGPPLLLPRTTQRPPTPRRSLGHLCGSNSCHDDRSRYVSGLTSAPDRLHPSTAEPEPPAPQPSRPHRQLSQSQSFPQCCKHRPCPHSLRLPESFQAKRPKHRPQKELNNSISCCPYAGPRTRGTSRQSSLISLAQPTATRESSVHLQVHYRSNVHPLKTHHPVNWPERRYSHGLSNGTKPEILRPQGDTTAYTIRSRLNPRCGTMAVEGWCTHGADYDGTEEWPGNKVNSSSVN; translated from the exons ATGCCCCCTCCTGGAGGGGTGGTGAGGGGCCAGCTCACAGGTGCGTGGAGGGCAGCCGGCGGCCGGCCACCGCCCTGGCAGAGCCCACCGAGGTTCGGCTGGTCCATCGGGGGTGAGATGCAGGGCCCGGGGCTGCCGGCCTCCCCAGCTGAGGACGCTGCATGCAGGCACACAAGTACCGCTCACCACCATGTCGGCCTGCGTCAAGGAGACGGTCTGGAGGGGGGACCTCCGCTGCTTCTGCCCAGGACAACCCAGAGACCCCCAACTCCTAGGCGCTCCCTTGGGCACCTCTGCGGGTCAAACAGCTGCCATGATGACAGGAGCAGGTATGTCAGTGGCCTCACCTCTGCACCAGACCGGCTGCACCCTAGCACAGCAGAACCAGAGCCGCCAGCTCCTCAACCCAGCAGACCCCATCGACAGCTGAGCCAGAGCCAGTCCTTTCCCCAGTGCTGCAAAcacaggccctgccctcacaGCCTCCGCCTGCCGGAGTCCTTCCAGGCCAAGCGGCCAAAACACAGACCTCAAAAGGAACTGAACAACTCCATCAGCTGCTGTCCCTATGCAGGGCCCAGGACAAGAGGGACCTCAAGACAGTCCTCGCTGATCAGCCTTGCCCAGCCCAC AGCCACAAGAGAAAGCAGCGTTCACCTTCAGGTGCATTACAGATCGAACGTTCACCCGCTGAAGACCCACCACCCTGTTAACTGGCCAGAACGGAGGTACTCCCATGGGCTGTCTAACGGAACAAAGCCAGAGATCCTGAGGCCTCAAG GAGACACTACGGCGTACACGATCCGAAGCCGGCTGAACCCTCGCTGCGGAACCATGGCTGTGGAGGGATGGTGCACACACGGGGCCGACT
- the LOC140690926 gene encoding uncharacterized protein isoform X3, producing the protein MPPPGGVVRGQLTGAWRAAGGRPPPWQSPPRFGWSIGGEMQGPGLPASPAEDAACRHTSTAHHHVGLRQGDGLEGGPPLLLPRTTQRPPTPRRSLGHLCGSNSCHDDRSRYVSGLTSAPDRLHPSTAEPEPPAPQPSRPHRQLSQSQSFPQCCKHRPCPHSLRLPESFQAKRPKHRPQKELNNSISCCPYAGPRTRGTSRQSSLISLAQPTATRESSVHLQVHYRSNVHPLKTHHPVNWPERRYSHGLSNGTKPEILRPQGDTTAYTIRSRLNPRCGTMAVEGWCTHGADYDGTEEWPGATPWSLPAFS; encoded by the exons ATGCCCCCTCCTGGAGGGGTGGTGAGGGGCCAGCTCACAGGTGCGTGGAGGGCAGCCGGCGGCCGGCCACCGCCCTGGCAGAGCCCACCGAGGTTCGGCTGGTCCATCGGGGGTGAGATGCAGGGCCCGGGGCTGCCGGCCTCCCCAGCTGAGGACGCTGCATGCAGGCACACAAGTACCGCTCACCACCATGTCGGCCTGCGTCAAGGAGACGGTCTGGAGGGGGGACCTCCGCTGCTTCTGCCCAGGACAACCCAGAGACCCCCAACTCCTAGGCGCTCCCTTGGGCACCTCTGCGGGTCAAACAGCTGCCATGATGACAGGAGCAGGTATGTCAGTGGCCTCACCTCTGCACCAGACCGGCTGCACCCTAGCACAGCAGAACCAGAGCCGCCAGCTCCTCAACCCAGCAGACCCCATCGACAGCTGAGCCAGAGCCAGTCCTTTCCCCAGTGCTGCAAAcacaggccctgccctcacaGCCTCCGCCTGCCGGAGTCCTTCCAGGCCAAGCGGCCAAAACACAGACCTCAAAAGGAACTGAACAACTCCATCAGCTGCTGTCCCTATGCAGGGCCCAGGACAAGAGGGACCTCAAGACAGTCCTCGCTGATCAGCCTTGCCCAGCCCAC AGCCACAAGAGAAAGCAGCGTTCACCTTCAGGTGCATTACAGATCGAACGTTCACCCGCTGAAGACCCACCACCCTGTTAACTGGCCAGAACGGAGGTACTCCCATGGGCTGTCTAACGGAACAAAGCCAGAGATCCTGAGGCCTCAAG GAGACACTACGGCGTACACGATCCGAAGCCGGCTGAACCCTCGCTGCGGAACCATGGCTGTGGAGGGATGGTGCACACACGGGGCCGACT